The Chryseolinea soli genome contains a region encoding:
- a CDS encoding LytR/AlgR family response regulator transcription factor codes for MIKIMIVDDELSAGNILQRLIEKHIAGNKTIKICRSAQEALDAIPLFRPTLIMLDVEMPNMNGFDLLNKASNGDFDVIFTTAYDRYAIKAIRFSALDYLLKPIDISELQNAINRHIIKQERHPLKKENLVNNLIHNLNQKNQSHFKLALSTAEGVFFIDPADILRCEGDNNYTHFYFLNKHPIIVSKTLKEYEEILNEHGFVRIHKSHLVNIRHVAHLDKEGMLWIKDGMSLPVSRRRKEEVLRLLSEK; via the coding sequence ATGATAAAAATAATGATCGTAGACGATGAGCTGTCGGCAGGCAATATCCTGCAACGGTTGATTGAAAAACACATCGCCGGCAATAAAACCATAAAAATTTGCCGCTCCGCGCAAGAAGCCCTCGATGCGATCCCCCTGTTCCGGCCCACGCTCATCATGCTCGACGTGGAAATGCCGAACATGAACGGGTTCGACTTACTGAACAAAGCGAGCAATGGCGACTTCGATGTGATATTTACCACCGCGTACGATCGATACGCTATTAAAGCCATCCGCTTTAGCGCCCTGGACTACCTGCTAAAGCCCATCGATATTTCGGAACTGCAAAATGCCATCAACCGGCATATCATAAAGCAGGAGCGTCACCCCCTCAAAAAAGAAAATCTGGTGAATAATCTTATTCACAACCTGAACCAGAAAAATCAATCACATTTCAAACTCGCCCTGAGCACTGCCGAAGGTGTTTTTTTTATTGACCCCGCCGATATTCTCCGCTGTGAAGGCGATAATAATTACACCCACTTCTACTTTTTGAACAAGCACCCCATCATTGTTTCAAAGACGCTAAAAGAATACGAAGAGATCTTAAATGAGCACGGATTCGTCCGCATTCACAAATCCCACCTGGTCAATATCCGGCACGTGGCACACCTGGATAAAGAAGGAATGTTGTGGATAAAAGATGGTATGAGCCTTCCGGTGTCGAGGAGGAGGAAGGAGGAGGTGTTGAGATTGTTGTCGGAAAAATAA
- a CDS encoding ligand-binding sensor domain-containing protein yields the protein MDTRSYPLLYFLIVLMGTGVPLVAQAQQRYQFENLTTADGLSDNRITCITKDATGFVWVGTENGLNRYDGHSFLWYNTGIGKRDISNPYINDVEQDADGSLWVATQSGLNVINTVSDSIFIFSADASKKEERLPSDLIWDVWIDKTNKVWLAADVKDLCYYDVQTKKFTYFPWKQFAVALFPQLQHSYLTIRKIYKKSDDELWLGTSVGLFSFSMSTGTFRYYSSKNVDHFIQLESSPDGKTVYFVQNPYPKLEILSVADNARKDLAWDEIPLTKYLPGDARQVGDLKWLPAGNDILEINTTTQEAIRIQHITDNPYSLLPGNVRTVYQDDEGLVWVGTSGGLSRFNPARTPFLFTEVISPSPPGDVTENDLYRLNHPVHTVFYSQTDDKYYISSPATNRLIIKDRATGKSKVLTEILGKPLKKCSVIFEDSKGRLWILALPHAFILDRRTQQFALSSFQSQSSNILFTDMAEDGQGNYWFACLNDGLYRYNEHDRSQKKLANAQFNSSLPTCLYFDKDLNKLWIGTFDHGLFVCDLKDERFTRFPVSKKVQGFMPSALITDVVKDKANTIWIATYAGGIARCASTNTDRTKFTQITASEGLPENNVFSLLADRSGAIWTTSYHGISRISPDGAIENFDRSKGLGLINFYSPFTMTSDGEILTGAGNGFIRFHPDRVRYQSPPFPVAITSISINDTAVKRNFATGGLQLAHTSNDVEFRFAALAYGNPSGTVYEYALDGMHKNWIAGDHTNHVRYNNLPPGHYTFKVKARDFTGVYSSNEASVSFDILPPWWATGWFRLLCGICLASAIVFVFRVRITNVRKKAAVQQQMAELKSQALRSQMNPHFIFNSLNAIQELIVSENYTAAYQYLSKFSRLLRMVLDSSEKNFIPLSNEIEICQLYVELESLRFQHSFHYSIDAGQTDADVTLFPTLLVQPFVENAIWHGLMQKEGDKILSVKFEEKGHTISCTIKDNGIGMKRAAEIKAGKIGSSHFTSKGIPLALQRVEALKASGNHHAEIKITDGKDEEGNAVGTKVEINISYTNAKTR from the coding sequence GTGGATACCCGGTCATACCCGTTGCTGTATTTTCTGATCGTGCTCATGGGAACGGGAGTGCCGCTCGTGGCGCAGGCGCAACAGCGGTACCAGTTTGAAAACCTGACCACAGCCGATGGCTTGTCGGATAATCGTATTACCTGCATCACGAAGGACGCGACCGGGTTCGTGTGGGTGGGTACGGAAAACGGGCTGAACCGCTACGATGGACATTCGTTCCTCTGGTATAATACCGGCATCGGCAAAAGAGATATTTCCAATCCCTATATCAACGACGTTGAACAGGATGCCGACGGTTCGCTTTGGGTGGCCACACAAAGCGGCCTGAATGTTATCAACACCGTGTCGGACAGTATCTTTATTTTTTCTGCCGATGCGTCGAAGAAAGAAGAGAGGTTGCCCAGCGATCTGATCTGGGATGTCTGGATCGATAAAACGAACAAGGTCTGGCTCGCGGCCGATGTGAAGGATCTGTGTTATTACGATGTCCAGACAAAGAAGTTCACCTATTTTCCATGGAAGCAGTTTGCCGTCGCGTTATTTCCCCAACTGCAACATTCCTACCTCACCATACGAAAGATCTATAAGAAATCGGACGATGAATTGTGGCTGGGCACCAGCGTCGGGCTCTTTAGTTTTTCTATGAGCACCGGAACGTTCCGGTATTACAGCAGTAAAAATGTGGATCACTTTATCCAATTGGAATCATCACCGGATGGGAAAACGGTTTACTTTGTCCAAAATCCTTACCCCAAACTGGAGATACTTTCTGTCGCCGACAATGCCCGGAAGGATCTGGCCTGGGATGAGATTCCGCTCACAAAGTATTTGCCCGGCGATGCCCGCCAGGTCGGAGACCTGAAATGGTTACCGGCAGGAAATGATATTTTGGAAATTAATACGACCACGCAGGAAGCGATCAGGATACAGCACATCACGGACAATCCGTATTCGCTGTTGCCCGGCAACGTCCGCACCGTGTACCAGGACGACGAGGGGCTGGTTTGGGTTGGCACCAGTGGAGGGCTGAGCCGGTTCAATCCTGCCCGGACGCCTTTCTTGTTTACCGAAGTTATTTCTCCATCGCCACCGGGCGACGTAACTGAAAATGATCTGTACCGACTGAATCACCCGGTGCATACTGTTTTTTACAGCCAGACAGACGACAAATACTATATCAGTTCCCCCGCGACAAACCGTTTGATCATCAAAGACCGGGCAACCGGCAAGTCGAAGGTGCTCACGGAGATCCTGGGCAAGCCGTTGAAGAAATGTTCCGTCATTTTTGAAGACAGCAAAGGCCGGTTGTGGATCTTGGCACTGCCGCATGCTTTTATACTTGATCGCCGCACACAACAATTTGCCCTATCCTCATTTCAATCACAATCCAGCAATATACTCTTTACCGACATGGCGGAAGATGGACAGGGCAACTACTGGTTTGCCTGTCTCAACGATGGGCTGTATCGATACAATGAGCACGACCGCTCGCAAAAGAAGCTGGCCAACGCCCAGTTCAATTCTTCGCTTCCCACCTGTCTTTATTTCGACAAGGATTTAAATAAGCTCTGGATCGGTACGTTCGACCATGGTCTCTTCGTTTGCGATCTGAAAGATGAGCGTTTCACCCGCTTCCCGGTTTCAAAGAAAGTTCAAGGCTTTATGCCTTCGGCACTTATCACGGATGTTGTAAAAGATAAAGCGAACACGATCTGGATTGCTACCTATGCCGGAGGCATTGCCCGCTGTGCTTCCACCAATACGGATCGAACTAAATTCACTCAAATTACGGCTAGCGAAGGATTGCCGGAAAACAATGTCTTTTCATTGCTGGCAGATCGGTCGGGCGCGATATGGACCACGAGTTATCATGGGATTTCGAGAATAAGCCCGGACGGAGCGATTGAAAATTTTGATCGTTCAAAAGGATTGGGGTTGATCAATTTTTACAGCCCGTTTACCATGACCAGCGATGGCGAGATCCTGACGGGCGCGGGCAACGGGTTCATACGCTTTCATCCCGATAGGGTCCGTTACCAATCGCCGCCTTTCCCGGTGGCGATCACCTCGATCAGCATAAACGACACGGCGGTAAAAAGAAATTTTGCCACCGGCGGGTTGCAGCTGGCACATACGAGCAATGACGTCGAATTTCGTTTTGCTGCGCTTGCGTATGGTAACCCTTCCGGAACGGTGTATGAATATGCTTTGGACGGAATGCATAAAAACTGGATTGCCGGTGACCACACGAACCATGTGCGATATAATAACCTCCCACCAGGGCACTATACGTTCAAAGTAAAAGCGCGTGATTTTACAGGCGTGTATTCATCCAATGAAGCATCGGTGTCTTTTGATATACTCCCACCCTGGTGGGCCACCGGGTGGTTCAGGCTTCTTTGCGGAATTTGCCTGGCGTCTGCCATCGTCTTTGTATTCAGGGTCCGGATCACGAATGTGCGAAAAAAAGCAGCGGTGCAACAGCAAATGGCTGAATTGAAAAGCCAGGCGCTGCGGTCGCAAATGAACCCGCATTTCATTTTCAATAGTTTAAATGCCATACAGGAATTGATCGTGAGTGAAAATTATACCGCGGCCTATCAATACCTGTCGAAATTTTCCCGCTTGTTGCGGATGGTACTGGATTCGTCCGAAAAGAATTTCATCCCGCTCAGCAACGAGATAGAGATTTGCCAGTTGTATGTTGAACTCGAGTCGTTGCGTTTCCAGCATTCCTTTCATTATTCGATCGATGCCGGGCAAACCGATGCGGACGTGACCCTGTTTCCCACGCTGCTGGTTCAACCTTTTGTGGAAAATGCTATTTGGCATGGGTTGATGCAGAAAGAAGGGGATAAAATATTGTCGGTAAAGTTTGAGGAGAAAGGCCATACGATCTCCTGTACCATAAAAGACAATGGCATCGGCATGAAAAGGGCGGCAGAAATAAAAGCGGGAAAAATTGGCTCCTCCCATTTCACTTCCAAAGGGATTCCCCTGGCGCTGCAAAGGGTGGAAGCATTGAAAGCCAGTGGCAACCACCATGCGGAAATCAAAATAACGGACGGCAAGGATGAAGAAGGGAATGCCGTGGGGACAAAGGTCGAGATCAACATTTCGTATACCAACGCTAAGACCCGCTGA